Proteins from a genomic interval of Corvus moneduloides isolate bCorMon1 chromosome 6, bCorMon1.pri, whole genome shotgun sequence:
- the AHSA1 gene encoding activator of 90 kDa heat shock protein ATPase homolog 1 → MAKWGEGDPRWIVEQRADATNVNNWHWTERDASNWSTERLKALLLPVRVEGEEGMCEVTEVSKLDGEASINNRKGKLIFFYEWAIKLAWTGTSKTGVKYKGYVEIPNLSDENDINEVEILVSLAKDEPDTNLKTLMKQEGAKKIRDAMKTYISTLKTEFTQGMILPTVNGEHMETAPQVAPKAEDRKTAARSSTAPSQSKSIGVKIPTCKISLKDTFLTSPEELYRVFITQEMVQAFTHAQATLEADKGGKFQLLDGSVTGEFVDLVPEKQLVMKWRFKSWPAGHFATITLNFNDKGGETEVCLEGKGIPASEEERTKQGWQRYYFEGIKQTFGYGARLF, encoded by the exons ATGGCCAAGTGGGGGGAGGGAGACCCGCGCTGGATCGTGGAGCAGCGGGCGGACGCCACCAACGTCAACAACTGGCACTG GACGGAGAGGGATGCCTCCAACTGGTCCACGGAGCGGCTGAAagctctcctcctgcctgtcAGGGTGGAGGGTGAGGAAGGGATGTGTGAGGTGACAGAAGTGAGCAAACTGGATGGAGAGGCCTCCATTAACAACCGCAAAGGGAAACTTATCTTCTTCTATGAGTGGGCTATCAAGCTGGCATGGACTG GCACCTCAAAGACAGGAGTGAAGTACAAAGGTTATGTGGAGATTCCTAACCTCTCGGATGAAAATGACATCAATGAAGTTGAG ATCCTTGTCAGCCTTGCTAAAGATGAGCCTGACACTAACTTGAAGACCCTGATGAAGCAAGAGGGTGCAAAGAAAATCAGAGATGCAATGAAAACTTACATCAGCACTCTCAAAACGG AATTCACCCAGGGCATGATTTTGCCCACAGTGAATGGTGAACATATGGAAACAGCACCTCAGGTGGCTCCTAAAGCAGAAGACCGCAAG ACGGCTGCCAGGAGCAGTACTGCCCCATCACAGTCCAAATCTATTGGAGTCAAGATCCCTACCTGTAAGATCAGCTTGAAGGACACCTTCTTAACATCTCCTGAGGAGCTCTACCGGGTATTCATTACTCAGGAG ATGGTTCAAGCTTTCACCCACGCACAAGCCACCTTGGAGGCCGATAAAGGAGGCAAGTTTCAGTTGCTGGATGGCAGTGTCACAGGAGAGTTTGTTGACCTA GTTCCTGAGAAGCAACTTGTTATGAAATGGAGATTTAAATCTTGGCCAGCTG GGCACTTTGCAACCATTACCTTGAACTTCAATGACAAAGGTGGTGAGACAGAGGTGTGCTTGGAAGGCAAGGGCATTCCTGCCAGTgaggaagaaagaacaaagca
- the VIPAS39 gene encoding spermatogenesis-defective protein 39 homolog, whose protein sequence is MSRVRADEEEYWHSSKFRAFTFDDEDDELSQLKESKRAVNSLRDIVDDDDDDLERVSWSGEPVGSISWSIKETASSSTSSLDGRDSSLQKGSSSYAALPKQASSYSLSSLFKGRNKLPSFQSLSDALTDTGVKNYAPELRRPRAEYKDYSSDWSPKDTVRRMQRGKVCSLERFRSLQDKLVLLDEAVAGHDGNVITAVLIFLKRTLRREILFRELEVRQVALCHLIHFLRETGEQKFLLDLLRFLDRTEDVALSQYREHLNIQDVEKRREFLKGCIGLPFSAEDTSHIQDHYTLLERQIIIEANDRHLEMAGQSELFRKYPRKASILNMPLVTTLFYSCFYHYTEAEGMFSSPTNLKKTFKIPDKQYVLTALAARAKLRAWGDVDALLTTKNWLGYTKKKAPIGFHRVVEILQRNSAPVQVLQEYVRLVEDVETRLNLATKYKCHDVVIETYRDLKDRIQLTAYKCKVERGSAEEEKINSILNNMQIRWKN, encoded by the exons ATGAGCAGGGTGCGGGCGGATGAGGAGGAGTACTGGCATAGCTCCAAGTTCCGGGCCTTCACCTTCGACGATGAGGATGACGAGCTCTCGCAG CTAAAGGAATCCAAACGGGCAGTGAACAGCCTTCGGGATATtgttgatgatgatgatgatgaccTCGAGAGGGTCAGCTGGAGCGGAGAACCTGTGGGAA GTATCTCCTGGTCAATCAAAGAGacagcctccagcagcactaGCTCCCTGGATGGCCGAGACTCCAGCCTACAGAAGGGGTCTTCCTCCTATGCTGCTCTTCCCAAACAAGCTTCTTCCTACTCCCTAAGCAGCCTGTTCAAAG gacGAAACAAACTTCCAAGTTTTCAGTCCCTTTCAGATG CCCTCACTGACACGGGAGTTAAAAACTACGCCCCAGAGCTGCGCAGACCTAGAGCTGAGTACAAG GATTACAGCAGTGATTGGAGCCCCAAAGATACAGTCAGGCGAATGCAGAGGGGCAAG GTCTGCTCTCTAGAGAGATTTCGCTCCCTGCAGGACAAGCTGGTGCTCTTGGATGAAGCTGTGGCAGGGCATGATGGGAATGTCATTACTGCT GTCCTGATATTCCTGAAACGGACGCTAAGGAGAG AGATCTTGTTTCGGGAGCTGGAGGTGCGGCAGGTGGCCTTGTGCCATCTGATCCATTTCCTCAGAGAGACGGGTGAGCAGAAGTTCCTTCTGGATCTGCTCAG GTTCTTAGACAGGACTGAGGACGTTGCT CTGTCTCAGTACCGGGAGCATTTGAACATCCAGGATGTAGAAAAAAGGAGGGAATTTCTGAAAGGTTGCATTGG GCTGCCATTTTCAGCTGAGGATACCTCCCACATCCAAGACCATTATACCCTGTTGGAGCGACAGATCATCATTGAG GCTAATGATCGGCACTTGGAGATGGCTGGGCAGTCAGAGCTATTTCGGAAATATCCTCGCAAGGCTTCAATTCTCAACATGCCACTAGTGACCACCCTCTTCTATTCCTGTTTCTACCACTACACAGAGGCTGAG GGAATGTTCAGCAGCCCCACCAAcctgaagaaaacatttaag ATTCCTGATAAGCAGTATGTGCTGACTGCCCTGGCTGCCCGTGCCAAGCTGCGAGCCTGGGGTGATGTGGATGCCCTCCTGACCACCAAG AACTGGCTGGGTTATACCAAGAAGAAGGCACCTATTGGCTTCCACCGGGTGGTGGAGATCTTGCAGAGGAACAGTGCTCCTGTGCAG gtgctgcaggaataTGTGCGCCTGGTGGAGGATGTGGAGACGCGGCTGAACCTCGCTACCAAATACAAGTGCCATGATGTTGTCATAGAG ACCTACAGGGATCTAAAGGATCGTATCCAGCTGACAGCATATAAATGCAAGGTGGAGCGGGGCTCTGCAGAAGAAGAGAAGATAAACAGCATTCTCAACAACATG CAAATCCGGTGGAAGAACTGA